From a region of the Sesamum indicum cultivar Zhongzhi No. 13 linkage group LG3, S_indicum_v1.0, whole genome shotgun sequence genome:
- the LOC105158262 gene encoding probable E3 ubiquitin-protein ligase RNF217, which translates to MENQSVTALPRDDFPLSLLINHTHRLQDHDTLTADAMYAEELIFQEALMASLVSPNTVLGLPESSSSLRDPEPSPSLELGEPSRFFCEICAETKESDQVFTVQTCNHQFCAECIAKHVAVKIGKSPIENGPRFSCPAGTDCGGTVEIEKCVEVVPNDVLVMWGDAICESMIGASHKFYCPYKDCSGLLVNDGEELVRESECPFCRRLFCAQCRVPWHSGIGCEEFSRLSESERGREDLLVHELAKLKKWQRCPHCKFFVEKNEGCLHMTCRCGYEFCYACGAIWRSTHHESCQ; encoded by the exons ATGGAAAATCAATCGGTAACAGCTCTCCCCCGCGATGATTTCCCTCTCTCCCTCCTCATCAATCACACCCATAGACTCCAAGATCACGACACCCTCACGGCGGACGCCATGTACGCTGAAGAACTCATCTTCCAGGAGGCTCTAATGGCGTCCCTCGTATCCCCCAATACTGTCCTCGGACTCCCCGAATCATCGTCTTCCCTCAGAGACCCCGAACCATCGCCCTCCCTCGAACTCGGGGAACCGTCGCGGTTCTTCTGCGAAATCTGCGCGGAGACCAAAGAGAGCGATCAGGTGTTCACAGTTCAGACCTGCAACCACCAATTCTGCGCCGAGTGCATCGCCAAACACGTAGCTGTCAAAATCGGGAAATCCCCGATCGAGAACGGGCCGAGATTCTCCTGCCCTGCGGGCACGGACTGCGGAGGCACAGTCGAGATCGAGAAATGCGTCGAGGTGGTGCCGAACGATGTTCTGGTGATGTGGGGGGACGCGATATGCGAGTCCATGATCGGTGCGTCGCATAAATTCTACTGCCCGTACAAGGATTGCTCTGGGTTGCTGGTGAATGATGGGGAAGAGCTTGTAAGGGAGTCGGAGTGCCCCTTTTGCCGTAGGCTGTTCTGTGCGCAGTGCCGGGTGCCGTGGCACTCCGGGATTGGGTGTGAAGAGTTCTCGAGGTTGTCGGAGAGCGAGCGAGGGAGGGAAGATCTGTTGGTGCATGAGCTTGCCAAGTTGAAGAAGTGGCAGAGATGTCCTCATTGCAAGTTCTTCGTGGAGAAAAATGAGGGCTGTTTGCATATGACTTGCAG GTGTGGATATGAATTTTGCTATGCATGTGGAGCGATTTGGAGATCAACTCACCACGAAAGTTGCCAGTGA